A portion of the Deinococcus peraridilitoris DSM 19664 genome contains these proteins:
- a CDS encoding carbohydrate kinase family protein encodes MGASLKQVLAFGGVVMDFVQDGRGGWSVREGGSAWNVARALRALGVRTAFIGALGEDPFAAQLRRQGHAHGLDLQYSQTVRANTALSVIHRTHPPQYVFYAEHAADSQFSQMPEAAWQDVSAVYFGGITLVRQPARAAFLRYAHEARSRGLTVVYDPNFRAPEAVAYQETFEAYLQLADLVKVSHEDLAGLLPHLSPDEALAHLRARRPDATILLTLGEHGARLITRDADLHHGGYEVRVADTVGAGDASIAGLLYAVLKTDRSPPDRLAFALACGAAACTQSGAHAPSLSEIHGILQGATP; translated from the coding sequence ATGGGGGCGTCCTTGAAACAGGTGCTCGCGTTTGGCGGGGTGGTCATGGACTTCGTGCAAGACGGCAGGGGAGGCTGGTCTGTTCGTGAGGGCGGAAGCGCCTGGAACGTCGCGCGCGCCCTCAGGGCCCTTGGTGTCAGGACCGCATTTATCGGCGCGCTGGGTGAGGACCCGTTCGCCGCTCAACTGCGCCGACAAGGCCACGCGCACGGGCTCGATCTGCAGTACTCGCAGACCGTGCGGGCCAACACCGCCTTGTCAGTGATTCACCGCACGCACCCCCCGCAGTACGTGTTCTACGCCGAGCACGCCGCCGATTCACAGTTCTCGCAGATGCCAGAGGCCGCCTGGCAGGACGTGAGCGCCGTCTACTTCGGTGGCATCACCCTGGTGCGTCAACCGGCGCGCGCGGCGTTCCTGCGGTATGCCCACGAGGCGCGGTCACGTGGACTCACGGTCGTGTACGACCCCAACTTCCGGGCGCCCGAGGCTGTCGCGTACCAGGAGACGTTCGAGGCCTACCTGCAACTCGCCGACCTCGTCAAGGTCTCCCACGAAGACCTCGCGGGGCTGCTGCCTCACCTTTCGCCTGACGAGGCCCTCGCGCATCTTCGTGCGCGGCGGCCCGACGCGACCATCCTGTTGACGCTCGGCGAGCATGGCGCGCGACTCATTACCCGCGACGCAGACCTGCATCACGGCGGCTACGAAGTCCGCGTTGCCGACACCGTGGGTGCCGGAGACGCCAGCATCGCAGGGCTGCTGTACGCGGTCCTGAAAACCGACCGTTCACCTCCCGACCGGCTGGCCTTCGCGCTCGCCTGTGGCGCGGCCGCCTGCACCCAAAGCGGGGCACATGCCCCCTCTCTTTCCGAAATTCACGGCATCTTGCAAGGAGCAACCCCATGA